The genomic segment ATTCCTCAAGGTAGCAGGGGTTTGCTTGTTGTGGATGAGCAAGAGGAAACTGGACTTGAGTTTTTAGATCTCCCCTGACGGGGTGACAAAAGAGCGATCGCATTGTATTAGTTAGCCGATATTTGTCACCTAACGAATCAGTTTGCTAACTACATTATTTTTCCTGAAATAACGCAGTAAATCGTCAAAGAGAGGTTTTTTTGACAAATTGTAGATTATGCAACCTGCCTTATAAACTCTTTGATTATGGGTAAAACCTCTGAGCGAATTTCATGCCCCATGTCAAACTCATGGTAATTCACCTTAGCACCCATCGCTTCTATTGTACCTCTGGCTAAACGAGCGCTGGTGACGGGAACTACATTATCTTGCTTACCATGTACAATCAGCATCGGCGGTAGATCTACTTCACTACTTCGAGGTGCAGGGTGTAAATATCCGCTTAGAATCACCAATCCAGCTACAGGAAGTTTGAATCCTAGATCTAGAGCCATAGCTCCTCCTTGAGAAAACCCCATTAAGATGATGCGTTCTAGGGGAACTCCTGTAGTCTCAGGGAGACTAACTAACCAATTTTGTAATAATTCCTGACTGGCAGCTAATTCGCGATCGCCTTGTGCTGCTTCTGCTGATGTTTGGGCAAAAGAATACCACATTTTCCCCTCAGAACTATAGGGATGAGCAAAAGGAGCATCAGGAAATAAAAACTGGTAATTTGGTAAGTCTAGCAATGAGGCTAAAGAGGCTAAATCTTCACCATTAGCACCCCAGCCATGTAACCCAACCACTACTCCTGTAGGTAAACCTCCTGTAGTTGGGGGAATCGAAATTACTGATAAAGACAGAGGTTACCTCCCAGGCAGCCGTAAATTACTAATTTAATTTTACGACTACTAGCTCAATCAAAAATGTTTGCTATCAAAGCTATCATCTTTCAAAATGATATGTCGTCGAGCATCAATTTCGATACATCCCTGTTTTTGAAGCTTACCTAGTAGGCGTGTTACTGTAACTCTAGTTGTACCAATAGTATTCGCCAGATGTTGATGGGTTAGTCGATAACTTAATCTAGTTCCTTGGGAGATAGTTTGACCCATTTCTTGTTTTAGTAGTAGGAGTAACTGATATAGTCTGTCTTCTACACGTTTATGTCCTCCCATTGCTAACAGCTTTTCTGTTTGTTGCAGGCGTTTTCCCAATTGAGGTAGGATTGCTGGCGCTAAAGTTGGGTTAGTTTCGATCTCACTGATGTTGTACCATTTCAAGTACACATCTGATAAACCTCGATAACTAATATACAAATTGAGTTTTGGGGATGCCAATTGCTGGTTAAGATTAAAGCTAGGGAACCAAGACTGACCAAAATAGTTAGAATCTCCTACCCAACCTAGTATTACCTCCTCTCCATTGGTACAAAGAGTAGAAACTTGTACCATTCCTTGATAAACTTGCCAAATTCCTTGAGGAATGATAGGTATTTCTTCTGATTTCCGGTAAAAATGTAACCGCCGCCCTTCCTTAGCTATCTGGGAACTAAGTTCTTGGGTAATTGATGAAGCTAGGGTCATGGTTCACAAGGGAGTAGGTGAAGATGGAGGCGAAAACTCTAGCCACACTTTACCCGGAACAGGTAAAGAGGAAGTAATCCTTTGATTACCTTCAGTCTAAAAATTTAGATAGTATGAAGAAGTATGAAACATCTCCCTTTGATAAATGTGGCAAGAAATTAACGGCAATTGGGTGTTAATACCTCGTCGTCGGATTGGGGTGATTCATTTTTTGGGTGGGGCATTTGTAGGTACAGCACCTCATCTGACATATCGTCTTCTGTTAGAAAATGTCAGCTTGCAAGGATATGTAGTGATAGCCACCCCCTTTATCAATACATTTGACCATATAGAGATAGCTAGAAGCGTCTACAACAGCTTTGAAACCACTTTAGAGCAACTTCAGACCACAGGCACAATTAGCCGTAGTTCTTTGCCTATTTATGGCATAGGGCATAGTATGGGATGTAAGCTACATTTGCTGATTGGTAGTCTTTATCCGGTAGAAAGAGCTGGTAATATTCTGATTTCTTTTAACAACTTTGCGGCGCGGGATGCTGTACCTTTAGTCGAACAGTTTTCTGGGGCTGTTTCCCTAGAGTTTAGCCCTTCTCCTCAAGATACTATCAAAATGGTCGATCGCAAGTATCAAGTTAGGCGCAATCTCCTCATTAGATTCACTAACGACAATCTAGATCAATCCCTAGCTTTGACAGAATTACTCCAAAAACGCTTCCCTGGAATGGCGGTGGCGCAAACCCTCAAAGGCAGCCATTTGACTCCCATAGGGCAAGATTTAAACTGGCAGGTGAGAGATATTTTTACCCCTCTAGATGCTATAGCTCAATGGATGAAACAAGAGGTACAGCGAGATCTCAATCAGTTACAAAAAGAAATTATTCGTTGGTTAAATCCTGTAGCTAGTTTTTAGATTGAAGGACTAGATCCAGCACCAGATAAATAGACCTCTTGCATAAATACTAGAATTGTTAGTTGAGTTAAGGAAGAAGGAAGAAGGGGAGGTCGCGATTTCGGAGGTTTCCTCCGCAATTACAGCGACCGTAATCGATTTCTCAAATACTTTTGCAAGAGATCTAATGTGTTCTGTGTTCAACGCGATCGCTTCTAGGCAATCAAGCGTCAATACCTAGCCCCCACCACTCCGACTGGAGCAGCAGCAGCTAGGTATATTTATCCAATTTAATTAACGTTTTAAATTGGTTTCATAGTTAGATAATAACATAAATAATGATTAAATGCAAGGAAATAACTTGCTAATCAATAAATTAAATTAATTATGGTGATATTTTTTTGATTAAGGATAAATAAAATATATATGGATTACCTATAAAACGGTTTCTCCCCAGCAAAAGCCACGCAATCCCAGTTTTAATTACGTGCTATCAAGGGGATTTGATATGGCGATGCGATCGCATTTACGATCTAGAAAACCAGATAGAGATTTAAAGTAAACCCATGCTAAGTGCTGAAACATCTACGTCTCAACTCCAAGAATTGAAAAATCGCCTCCTCGAAATCAATAATCTGACATCAGCCGCTTCATTGCTGCATTGGGATCAAGCCACCTATATGCCACCTGGGGGTGCAGCAGCTAGAGGTAGACAAATCGCGACATTGCAAGAAATTGCCCATCAGAAGTTTACCAGTCCCCAAATAGGGGAACTATTAGCCCAATTAAGCTCAGAGCAACCAGATAATCATGTAGATAGTAGCTTAATTCGAGTCACCAAAAAAGATTACGATCGCGCCATCCAAATCCCAGCCGAATTGATGGCGAGAATCTATCAGCATCAAGCTGAGTCATATGTAGTCTGGGGTAAAGCCCGTCCAGAGAATGATTTCAAAGCTGTAGAGCCTTATTTACAAAAAAATCTTGCCCTGAGTCAAGAATTAGCTAGCTTATTCCCGAATCAAGAACATATAGCCGATCCATTGATTGCCGAAGCTGACTATGGAATGAAAGCTACAACAGTGCGATCGCTATTTGCTGAATTGCGCCAACAACTAGTTCCAATGGTAGAGGCTATAGCCTCCCAACCAATCCCAGATGTCAATTGCTTACACCAACACTTCCCCGAAAACCAGCAACTCGACTTTACCTTGCAAGTTATCAAACAAATTGGCTATGACTTCCAAAAAGGCAGACAAGACAAAACCCTACACCCCTTCATGACCAAATTTTCCCTAGGAGACGTGAGAATCACGACCAGAGTGCGGGGAAATGACCTATCAGAAGCCTTGTTTAGCACAATTCACGAAACCGGACACGCCCTTTACGAACAGGGGATTAATCCCGAATTTGAAGGAACTCCCTTAGCTCATGGAACCTCTGCTGGAGTCCATGAAAGTCAATCTCGCCTCTGGGAAAACTTAGTAGGACGCAGCCACAACTTTTGGGAATATTTCTATCCACAATTACAAGAAGTTTTTCCCGAACAATTAGGAAATATAGCCTTAGAAACCTTCTACCAAGCGATTAATAAAGTAGAGCGATCGCTCATCCGCACCGACGCAGACGAAGTAACTTACAATCTCCACGTCATGATTCGGTTTGAGTTAGAACTGCAAATGCTTGAAGGTAAACTAGCCATACAAGATCTACCAGAAGCCTGGAATACAGCGTATCAAAACGACTTGGGCGTAACTCCCCAAAACGACAGTGAAGGAGTCTTACAAGACGTTCATTGGTTTGTTGGCTCCATCGGTGGAATGTTCCAGGGCTATACTTTAGGCAACATCATGAGCGCTCAGTTCTACCAAGCTGCGCTCAAAGCTCATCCAGAAATTTCCCAACACATTCAACAAGGACAGTTTTCCACTCTCCACAATTGGCTCAAAACCAATATTTACCAATATGGTTCTCAATATACCGCAGCCGAAGTTGTGGAACGAGCTACAGGCAGCCCTTTAACCATAGAACCATTTATCAACTACCTACGCTCTAAATACGCACTTTTGTACCCATCTGCATTTTAATTCTGCGATTTGCCTAGATAGGTTATCGTATTTTTAACTACCGGTTGCTGAATAGTTGTTGAAAAACATTGAGAGCGATCGCTTTTCTTCTTCTTTTAGATGACTGAGCGATCGCTTTTTTATGTCGATTTGGAAAAACATAAATTGATGGACAATTTCAAAAAAAACCACCCGAAAGGGTAGGACAGATCTCTTTAATTGTCGCTTACAACAGAATTATGAAATCAGTTCCCACAAACTCATTTACCACAAAGCCTGATCAAAACAGGAGATTTATTACTTATGAAAACTACAAAACACTTCAGGAAACCAGCCAAAACTTTTATCGCTGCTGCTGTTACTTTATTATCCACTATAGTTACTGCTGCTGCTCCGGCTTTGGCTGATAGCTATAAGTCATTTCCAGGAAGTATGTGTCATGGTACAGATTCTAGTTCTGAAGCCAAACTATCTCGTGGATACCTTTATATTTACAATGGAGACTCATCTCAATATGCCTATGTAGTTTGTCCCATCGTCCGAGGAGCGCCTGGAGATGATGATGGTACTACAAGCGGGCCTTCTTCCTTGGTTTATGTAAACAAGGGAAATAGTCAAAAAATGTTATGTGGTCTGATAGGTGATTGGCCTGCTGGAGGTGGTTTCAGTTATCAGGAGGGTACTACTATTGCTCAGGGAACTACATACATCTCTATTCCCAAAATAGCTAAAAGAAATATTTACGCAATCTTTTGCTCTATACCACCCAAAAGTTCAATTACTGGCTACTACTCCTTCTTCAAGTAAGAAGGCTTATATCTTTGTACAACGGGTAGGAGATTAATTCCTGTTCGATGGCTTGATTGAATTAGTTTACAGTTAGCGATCGCCTTCTTTGATTCTAGATGACTGAGCGATCGCTTTTTTGTTTGTGTTGATTTGGGAAAACGAAAATTGATGGGCGATATGGCAATCTGAGTATTAGATCGAAAATAACTATCTGACTTTTGATTCTTAACCCTTTCAACCCCGTTCTGGCAAATTACTACAACAAACAATCAAATTTTCTGCCAACTGAGTCAGCCGATGTTCCAAACTTTGCTTGCGCTTGAGTAGTTGTCTCACTTTTTGGTAGCGGGCGATCGCGATACTAACACTGGGAATCTGTTCGGCAGGACAAGGTTTAGACCATAATTTGCCCTGTTCATCCAAACCACAAAGTTGATAGCTAACTTGTGGAGAATTACCCTCACTCTCTTCCTGTTCCGAAAGTTTTTCAATATACGCCATCAACTCTTCAATATCTGCATGGCGCAAAGAACTTACAGGGCGATCGCTTGTACTTTCACGAGAGTGCGACTCCAACCAACCATTGATCATTGGTCCTTCCCGATAAAGCTCTTCTACTTGCTGGTGCAGATTTTGTAATTCTTGTTGCCAATCAGTCACAATTTGTTGAATTTCTTGCAGCAGATTGATAGTGAATTCTGGATTCGCTGCATGACGTTGATTGGTAGAACTAGAAGATTTTAATTTTGGTAGGATGGGTGTAGAATTAGCTTCTTTGGAAACTGGAAATGGTGTCACCCCAGATAAGTTGGAAACGGGACGATGATTTGGCGCAATAGGAGGAAAATTCAACCCTGAAGGATTGGGATCGAATTTAGTTTCCCCTGTTTCGAGTCGATTGTTAGTATCCTCTGGTGAGGGGGTAGGAGTTCCTTCTGCCATCAGCGTTTTACCTATAAGATATGAGTCTGTAATACTTAAGCTGGTTACTTAAGCATTTTCAGGTTGTGAGTCAGTATTTGTCATACCTCTTAAATAACTCTAAAACATTACGGTAAATGTTGATTTTAATTACTGGACCTGCTAAATCTGGTAAAAGTGAGTGGGCAGAGATTCTGGCGGCTAAATCGTCTCAACAAGTCATTTACATAGCTACTGGCACAATAGACACAGAAGACACTGAATGGCAAGCTCGGATTGACCAACATCAGCAACGCCGTCCCTCTGATTGGTTGACTTTAGAGATACCGATAGAACTAACAACTACTATTCGTTATGCTACCGATCGAGATTGTCTATTGATCGATTCTTTGGGTACTTGGGTTGCTAATTTGCTAGAAGCATCAGACCAACAATGGGAAGAGATTGTCCAAGATTTTTGCATTAGTTTGCAGGAAACACCAGCCACAGCTATCTTAGTAGCTGAAGAAACTGGTTGGGGAGTCATACCTGCATATCCTAGCGGTAGGGCGTTTCGCGATCGCTTGGGTAGTTTAGTTCGTCAAGTAGGAGCTATCGCCAACGATATTTATTTGGTTACCGCAGGTCGCGCAATTAATCTTAATCAAATCAGTACCTCTCTGGAATAGCTGAGATAAACTGATTGATACAAGGGAGGATCTGACCAATATATTTAGATCCTCAACAATGATTTTAAGTATGGCTTCCGAACAACAAGTTAAGCAATATATCGCCTCTTGGTTACAGTTGGGCAGGAAAATCTTGGTTAATGACAGTCGCGGTATCCTTACTTTGTCAGCCAAAAAGGTGGTTGAAGGCGATCGATATACCCAAGAATTTGAATCTATTTGGCAACAAGTTAGTTTGTTAAACTCCCACAACTCTTATTTGGAAGGAACTACTGAAACTATAGCTCAACTAATCGCCCCAGCTTGGGAAATAGTTCCTTGCTCCCTGTGCAATATGTTAGTAGCCACACCTCAAGTGGTGACTCAGATTTCATCTTGTCCTTGCCACGATTTACCTAATTGGCCCAATAATAATATTCCTGTGCCTACAGGAGCAATTAATTCTCAAGTTGGTCTGCAAGAAATTTGTCATCGTTTGTTGACTTCTCACTCTCATGATTCAACACACTCTTGAGACAGATTTACTGAGAAGCTAACCAAAATAACACTGTTACACATATCTCTAAAAATTTGATGCCATATAGCTTTCCATTGATTTGATTAGTCCACTCTCTAGTAAGTTTTTTGGTAATCTTTAGTGTTTTGACAGTTGTTTTCTAAAAAAGGATCGTTTATAGTTGAAATTACTGATAAATACCTAATTTAGAGAAAAACGTCTCCGCAAAATTACGTAGACGTTAACTAAATAACTTTCCCCGTTTTTCGGGTTAACAGGTAGCCTAGCAAAAAAAGCTCAGGCATCGCTTTTTCGTGCTTAATTGACTATTTATCAAATCATCAATTCGTCTGTAGAGTACTTGATATGAAAGGTTGGCAGCATTTTTTAGGGGCGATTGCGCTCCGCGCAGCGCAAGCGATCACAACTAGTTTAGTTATTGCAGTCGGTATCAGTACTGCTGCTCAAGCTACTACTAAAATTACCTTTGATGAAGTCCCTGAAGGAACCCCAATAGACGATCTCAAGATTAAAGGGGTAAACTTTGATTACAAGGTCTTTGGTGAAGACTCAGATGGTGCATATACTGTTAATTTTGGTTCCTATCCACCCTCTTTAGATGGAAATGCCTTATTACTAGATAATGGTAATTCTGTCCTCACCCTTGATTTTGATAATGCGATTCATACCTTGACATTCAAGGCTGATTGGATATGTACTTTGACCCCAGAGTGTGCGTCGCCATCAGCAGGAGATTACACCGTTAAGTTGTTTGATGAAGCACTATCTTCCTGGCAGGAATTCACTCCTTATCAGTCTTTTTCCTATTTCGGTAGTCCTATTAAACGAGTCATTTTTGAGTTTAATCCTGAGAAAGTAGAAGAGTTTGCCCTAGACAACCTCACTTTCAACAAAGTAGGTAACCCCGAACCCGCCACCATTTTAGGAACTCTGGCTTTGGGTGGTTTAGGATTAGCTAAGTGGAAGAAAGCTAAACACTAGAGCTATTCTACATAAGACGAAATATGCTGTTGCACTCATAAAACTTCGACATAGGGGGGAAAGTTTTCCTCCCTGTGTATTTTAAAGACTATTTTTAATTTGTGGTTACTCAGAAAACCTAAAATGACTGTGGAAACCGCCTTGCAATTAGATTGAGCTTCAGATTATGAGCGAACCCCAAG from the Merismopedia glauca CCAP 1448/3 genome contains:
- a CDS encoding DUF1350 family protein, translating into MWQEINGNWVLIPRRRIGVIHFLGGAFVGTAPHLTYRLLLENVSLQGYVVIATPFINTFDHIEIARSVYNSFETTLEQLQTTGTISRSSLPIYGIGHSMGCKLHLLIGSLYPVERAGNILISFNNFAARDAVPLVEQFSGAVSLEFSPSPQDTIKMVDRKYQVRRNLLIRFTNDNLDQSLALTELLQKRFPGMAVAQTLKGSHLTPIGQDLNWQVRDIFTPLDAIAQWMKQEVQRDLNQLQKEIIRWLNPVASF
- a CDS encoding PEP-CTERM sorting domain-containing protein (PEP-CTERM proteins occur, often in large numbers, in the proteomes of bacteria that also encode an exosortase, a predicted intramembrane cysteine proteinase. The presence of a PEP-CTERM domain at a protein's C-terminus predicts cleavage within the sorting domain, followed by covalent anchoring to some some component of the (usually Gram-negative) cell surface. Many PEP-CTERM proteins exhibit an unusual sequence composition that includes large numbers of potential glycosylation sites. Expression of one such protein has been shown restore the ability of a bacterium to form floc, a type of biofilm.), which encodes MKGWQHFLGAIALRAAQAITTSLVIAVGISTAAQATTKITFDEVPEGTPIDDLKIKGVNFDYKVFGEDSDGAYTVNFGSYPPSLDGNALLLDNGNSVLTLDFDNAIHTLTFKADWICTLTPECASPSAGDYTVKLFDEALSSWQEFTPYQSFSYFGSPIKRVIFEFNPEKVEEFALDNLTFNKVGNPEPATILGTLALGGLGLAKWKKAKH
- a CDS encoding Crp/Fnr family transcriptional regulator — encoded protein: MTLASSITQELSSQIAKEGRRLHFYRKSEEIPIIPQGIWQVYQGMVQVSTLCTNGEEVILGWVGDSNYFGQSWFPSFNLNQQLASPKLNLYISYRGLSDVYLKWYNISEIETNPTLAPAILPQLGKRLQQTEKLLAMGGHKRVEDRLYQLLLLLKQEMGQTISQGTRLSYRLTHQHLANTIGTTRVTVTRLLGKLQKQGCIEIDARRHIILKDDSFDSKHF
- the cobU gene encoding bifunctional adenosylcobinamide kinase/adenosylcobinamide-phosphate guanylyltransferase → MLILITGPAKSGKSEWAEILAAKSSQQVIYIATGTIDTEDTEWQARIDQHQQRRPSDWLTLEIPIELTTTIRYATDRDCLLIDSLGTWVANLLEASDQQWEEIVQDFCISLQETPATAILVAEETGWGVIPAYPSGRAFRDRLGSLVRQVGAIANDIYLVTAGRAINLNQISTSLE
- a CDS encoding carboxypeptidase M32; translated protein: MLSAETSTSQLQELKNRLLEINNLTSAASLLHWDQATYMPPGGAAARGRQIATLQEIAHQKFTSPQIGELLAQLSSEQPDNHVDSSLIRVTKKDYDRAIQIPAELMARIYQHQAESYVVWGKARPENDFKAVEPYLQKNLALSQELASLFPNQEHIADPLIAEADYGMKATTVRSLFAELRQQLVPMVEAIASQPIPDVNCLHQHFPENQQLDFTLQVIKQIGYDFQKGRQDKTLHPFMTKFSLGDVRITTRVRGNDLSEALFSTIHETGHALYEQGINPEFEGTPLAHGTSAGVHESQSRLWENLVGRSHNFWEYFYPQLQEVFPEQLGNIALETFYQAINKVERSLIRTDADEVTYNLHVMIRFELELQMLEGKLAIQDLPEAWNTAYQNDLGVTPQNDSEGVLQDVHWFVGSIGGMFQGYTLGNIMSAQFYQAALKAHPEISQHIQQGQFSTLHNWLKTNIYQYGSQYTAAEVVERATGSPLTIEPFINYLRSKYALLYPSAF
- a CDS encoding alpha/beta hydrolase, with the translated sequence MVGLHGWGANGEDLASLASLLDLPNYQFLFPDAPFAHPYSSEGKMWYSFAQTSAEAAQGDRELAASQELLQNWLVSLPETTGVPLERIILMGFSQGGAMALDLGFKLPVAGLVILSGYLHPAPRSSEVDLPPMLIVHGKQDNVVPVTSARLARGTIEAMGAKVNYHEFDMGHEIRSEVLPIIKEFIRQVA